From a single Collibacillus ludicampi genomic region:
- a CDS encoding HAD family hydrolase: protein MFTMILFDVDGVMLSEERYFDASALTVHELINSPQYLRGRDEFSPQPQEEEIRRIRKEVFADDKVLNFMKSRGINANWDMVFLQFSYQFVRALSFLHKKHAGLVERIAQEGISRDTLRQVGEYLEGSDFAPDYAGFVQTFQASTAQKHELLLYLNTLLTQETGVSAELFSRNSSLWVICQETFQEWYVGDELYEKTTGEKTRQPGKRGFLKDEIAIVNPQAFAAMLAELKDKGVELGIATGRPTLETHVPLEEMGVFSYFNPRRVSTASDVLAAEEQYPERAPLSKPQPFQYLRSFLGADTPLAEIMNYEIPLKNGDEILIVGDSVADFLAARSLGCKFAATLTGLTGQEARAKFEELGADYILNDVLELKQIV from the coding sequence ATGTTTACCATGATTCTCTTCGACGTCGATGGCGTCATGTTGAGTGAAGAAAGGTATTTTGACGCTTCCGCACTTACGGTGCATGAATTGATCAATAGTCCGCAATATCTGCGGGGGCGGGATGAGTTCTCTCCTCAACCGCAGGAAGAGGAGATCCGCAGGATTCGCAAAGAGGTTTTTGCTGACGATAAGGTACTTAACTTTATGAAGAGCCGCGGAATCAATGCGAACTGGGATATGGTGTTTTTACAATTTTCGTATCAGTTTGTCCGTGCGCTTTCATTCTTACATAAGAAACATGCGGGATTGGTGGAGCGGATCGCGCAGGAAGGAATCTCGCGTGACACTTTGCGCCAGGTGGGCGAATATCTGGAAGGCAGCGATTTTGCGCCCGATTATGCGGGATTTGTGCAAACGTTTCAAGCTTCAACGGCACAAAAACACGAACTTTTACTTTACCTAAACACTTTATTAACGCAGGAAACAGGCGTATCTGCGGAATTGTTTTCCCGCAACAGTTCCTTGTGGGTGATTTGCCAGGAAACGTTCCAAGAGTGGTATGTCGGTGACGAGCTCTATGAAAAAACGACCGGTGAAAAAACGCGCCAACCGGGAAAAAGAGGATTTCTCAAAGATGAAATTGCGATCGTGAATCCCCAGGCATTTGCCGCAATGCTCGCAGAACTGAAAGATAAGGGCGTGGAGCTAGGGATCGCGACAGGGCGGCCAACGCTGGAAACTCATGTTCCGCTAGAAGAGATGGGTGTTTTCTCCTACTTCAATCCTCGAAGGGTCTCGACCGCATCGGATGTGCTCGCAGCGGAAGAACAATACCCGGAGCGCGCGCCGCTGAGCAAACCGCAGCCGTTCCAATATCTGCGCAGCTTTCTGGGGGCGGATACGCCTTTGGCGGAAATCATGAATTACGAGATACCGTTGAAAAATGGGGACGAGATTCTGATCGTCGGCGATTCCGTAGCCGATTTCCTTGCCGCCCGCTCTCTCGGCTGCAAATTTGCCGCTACCCTCACCGGTTTGACCGGGCAGGAGGCAAGAGCAAAGTTTGAAGAATTGGGTGCTGACTACATTCTCAATGATGTATTGGAGTTAAAACAGATCGTGTGA
- a CDS encoding DMT family transporter: MILIGYVLMCLIFGTTFLAIKVGIDAGAPPLFSAGLRFFLAGLILFLWMAWKKGAEWSLLLKKEMVFTGMCLTFGTFSTLYWGEQYVTSGIAAVLSATGPIMILLLQILVLRKQASMKSIMGCIIGFIGVVILLLPNVSVHISMLWMLGCIVILIGEISYSMGALYSKHVIPRFSNNSSIALNAAQMMYGGILLLILSMITERVHMEGMLKLHAIFSLLYLIVFGSMLGHSLFYWLVAKTNPVFPSTWLYISPLIAMGLGFFLYHEAVSWASLLGVFVILIGIILVNMDTLQQFIHRTDPIFKNGGKHLKNQNP, translated from the coding sequence ATGATCCTAATTGGGTATGTTCTGATGTGCTTGATTTTTGGAACTACATTTTTGGCAATTAAGGTTGGAATTGATGCGGGAGCACCTCCGCTTTTTTCAGCGGGTCTTCGTTTTTTTCTGGCAGGCCTGATTTTGTTCCTTTGGATGGCGTGGAAAAAAGGGGCTGAGTGGTCGCTGCTGTTGAAAAAAGAGATGGTATTCACAGGAATGTGTTTAACGTTTGGCACGTTTTCCACCTTATATTGGGGTGAGCAATATGTCACTTCTGGAATCGCAGCGGTCTTATCCGCTACGGGGCCCATCATGATTTTATTGCTACAGATCCTTGTTCTTCGTAAACAGGCATCCATGAAATCCATCATGGGTTGTATCATAGGATTTATAGGCGTTGTCATTTTACTTTTACCTAATGTTTCCGTTCACATAAGCATGCTTTGGATGCTCGGATGTATCGTGATTTTGATCGGTGAAATCAGTTATTCGATGGGGGCCTTGTATTCGAAACATGTGATCCCACGTTTTTCGAATAATTCGTCGATTGCATTGAATGCAGCTCAGATGATGTATGGAGGAATTCTGCTACTGATTCTGTCGATGATTACGGAACGGGTGCATATGGAGGGGATGCTGAAGCTACATGCGATATTCTCACTCTTGTATTTAATCGTTTTCGGTTCCATGTTAGGACATAGCTTATTTTATTGGCTTGTGGCCAAAACGAATCCTGTATTTCCTTCCACTTGGCTTTATATCTCTCCCTTAATCGCCATGGGATTGGGGTTTTTCTTGTATCACGAAGCAGTTTCATGGGCATCGCTTTTAGGTGTTTTTGTCATTCTCATTGGCATCATTCTCGTAAATATGGATACGTTGCAACAGTTCATTCATAGAACCGATCCGATCTTCAAAAATGGTGGGAAACACCTCAAAAACCAGAATCCATGA
- a CDS encoding PLP-dependent aminotransferase family protein — protein MITKSPVQGLAGQTHRLFEQVYDYILNRIESGEWKAHDKLPSVRSLAQELNVHRLTVFKAYQLLKQNGKVYVKDKSGYFVHPDCSLAAEHLDDPIISSYFLKHHLSEIHEAPVTYYSTAIDMFRYQGARIIPVDIGPDGYHLEQVEVYMKQYKPRLFYMNPTFQNPTGYIVPSEQRKKLVELAEQYRCLLVEDDPFRDIYFGQEPPSPLFIYDTAGCAIYIRSFSKYVAPGLRIAVVACRPVLMKTLLTAKSLFDNGTPLLNQKIFLHYFFSSRLQQHLKKLRIALHIRKQMMEEELASTDWKWMGPKGGLNLWVKLPDTISMDLLLAKSLEQSLSFVPGAICDPLKELTSWIRLSYSYVNEQQLREGVKRLVDLYQSLIAK, from the coding sequence ATGATAACAAAATCTCCTGTACAGGGTTTGGCAGGTCAAACCCATCGTCTGTTCGAGCAGGTGTATGATTATATCCTGAACCGGATTGAATCTGGAGAATGGAAGGCACATGACAAACTCCCCTCCGTTCGGTCCTTAGCCCAAGAACTGAACGTCCATCGATTGACCGTCTTTAAGGCTTATCAATTACTAAAACAGAACGGGAAAGTATATGTGAAAGATAAATCTGGCTATTTTGTCCATCCCGACTGTAGCTTGGCAGCAGAACATTTGGATGATCCCATCATTTCTTCCTATTTTCTAAAGCATCATCTATCGGAAATTCATGAAGCTCCGGTAACCTATTACAGTACCGCCATTGATATGTTCCGCTATCAAGGTGCTCGGATCATTCCCGTAGATATCGGTCCGGATGGTTATCATTTAGAACAGGTCGAAGTTTATATGAAGCAGTATAAACCTCGTCTCTTTTACATGAATCCCACATTTCAAAACCCGACCGGCTATATCGTTCCATCGGAACAGCGTAAGAAGTTGGTTGAGCTTGCTGAACAATATCGCTGTCTTCTCGTCGAGGATGATCCATTTCGCGATATTTATTTTGGTCAAGAGCCGCCTTCACCACTTTTTATTTATGACACGGCAGGGTGTGCCATCTATATCCGAAGCTTCAGCAAATATGTGGCTCCTGGTCTACGTATTGCCGTTGTGGCATGCCGTCCCGTCTTGATGAAAACTCTTTTGACCGCGAAGTCCTTATTCGACAACGGCACGCCTTTGTTGAATCAAAAGATCTTTCTGCATTATTTCTTTTCTTCACGATTGCAACAACATCTGAAAAAGCTCCGGATAGCATTACATATCCGTAAACAAATGATGGAGGAAGAATTGGCTTCTACCGATTGGAAATGGATGGGCCCAAAAGGAGGTCTCAACTTATGGGTGAAACTGCCGGATACGATCTCCATGGACTTGCTCCTTGCCAAAAGTTTGGAACAGTCTCTTTCCTTTGTTCCGGGTGCCATCTGCGACCCACTGAAGGAGCTAACCTCGTGGATTCGGTTGAGCTACTCCTATGTGAACGAGCAGCAATTGCGAGAGGGTGTAAAACGCCTGGTTGATCTCTACCAATCGTTAATCGCAAAATAG
- the ybaK gene encoding Cys-tRNA(Pro) deacylase, with product MAMKTTACRILDTLKIPYTLHEYDWDEDSLDAVTVAGKLGISPEQIFKTLVVRGDKTGVFMVCIPGNKKLDLKVLATVSKNKKVEMVPVNDLQALTGYIRGGVSPLGVKKRYPIYIDESVEDLDPVIISGGRRGLSISLKGADLVRACKATLCPTSRS from the coding sequence ATGGCCATGAAGACAACAGCTTGCCGCATACTGGACACTCTCAAAATTCCATATACGCTACACGAATACGATTGGGACGAAGATTCACTAGATGCCGTTACAGTAGCAGGAAAATTGGGGATTTCGCCGGAGCAAATTTTCAAGACACTAGTGGTACGAGGGGATAAAACAGGTGTTTTTATGGTATGTATTCCGGGTAATAAAAAACTAGACCTAAAAGTGTTAGCAACCGTCAGCAAAAATAAGAAGGTCGAAATGGTTCCAGTCAATGATCTGCAAGCTTTGACTGGGTACATCCGAGGTGGCGTTTCACCACTTGGTGTAAAGAAACGTTATCCGATTTACATTGATGAATCCGTTGAAGACTTAGATCCTGTAATTATAAGTGGTGGGCGTCGGGGTCTCTCAATCTCTTTAAAAGGTGCAGACCTTGTGAGAGCATGTAAAGCGACCCTCTGCCCCACATCTCGAAGCTAA
- a CDS encoding zinc-dependent alcohol dehydrogenase family protein, producing MKALVFRGPRKIEWVEKDKPTIQKPTDAIVRITKTTICGTDLHILGGDVPAVTDGRTLGHEGVGIVEEVGSAVSNFKPGDRVLISCVTACGKCDYCKKAMFAHCEDGGWILGHLIDGTQAEYVRIPYADTSMYHIPPGSDEEALVMLSDILPTGFEIGVINGEVQPGDTVAIVGAGPVGMSALLGAQLYSPAEIIMVDLDENRLEQSKKFGATKTVNSSVRNAVEQVMELTDRKGVDVAIEAVGFPVTFDICQQILKPGGRLANVGVHGKPVELHLEQLWIRNVKITTGLVSTSTTPMLLNTVQSGKIKPEQLITHRFPLDQIMKAYEVFSNAAKEKAMKVILFND from the coding sequence ATGAAAGCGCTTGTGTTCCGTGGACCGAGAAAGATCGAGTGGGTGGAGAAGGACAAGCCGACGATTCAGAAACCGACGGATGCAATCGTAAGAATCACCAAAACGACGATTTGCGGCACGGATTTGCATATCTTAGGCGGTGATGTACCGGCAGTAACTGATGGCCGAACCCTGGGACACGAAGGTGTCGGAATTGTGGAAGAAGTCGGTTCGGCTGTGAGCAATTTTAAGCCTGGCGACCGAGTGTTGATTTCTTGTGTCACTGCCTGTGGAAAATGTGATTATTGCAAAAAAGCGATGTTCGCCCACTGTGAAGACGGAGGTTGGATTCTGGGGCACCTGATCGACGGTACCCAGGCGGAATATGTCCGTATCCCTTATGCCGATACGAGCATGTATCATATTCCTCCGGGAAGCGATGAGGAAGCACTTGTCATGTTGAGCGACATCTTGCCGACGGGTTTTGAAATCGGAGTGATCAACGGCGAAGTTCAGCCGGGGGATACGGTCGCCATTGTTGGAGCCGGTCCAGTCGGGATGTCGGCACTCTTGGGAGCGCAACTTTATTCGCCGGCCGAGATCATCATGGTCGACCTCGACGAAAACCGCTTGGAGCAGTCCAAAAAATTCGGAGCCACCAAAACAGTCAACAGCTCCGTGAGAAATGCGGTTGAGCAAGTGATGGAATTAACAGATAGAAAAGGCGTCGATGTAGCGATTGAGGCCGTTGGGTTCCCGGTGACCTTCGATATCTGTCAGCAAATCCTCAAGCCCGGCGGACGGTTGGCCAACGTCGGTGTACACGGCAAGCCTGTCGAGCTTCATTTGGAACAATTGTGGATTCGCAATGTGAAGATCACGACCGGACTGGTTAGTACGAGTACGACACCGATGCTGTTAAATACCGTGCAGTCTGGGAAGATCAAACCAGAACAATTGATCACCCACCGCTTTCCGTTGGATCAGATCATGAAGGCGTATGAGGTGTTTAGCAATGCTGCCAAAGAAAAAGCGATGAAAGTGATTTTATTCAACGATTGA
- a CDS encoding cbb3-type cytochrome c oxidase subunit I, producing the protein MEGSSFYGIPIAKWIPYSITRTWHTQLGIFWIATAWLATGLFMAPAVSGYEPKFQRFGVNFLFVCLLIIVVGSMAGQWFAVMQRLGLNTNFWFGHQGYEYTDLGRFWQLFLTVGLFLWLFLMGRALWPAFRKSEENRHLLALFLLASTAIPVFYIPALLWGQHTHLAIAEYWRWWLVHLWVEGFFEVFATVVIAFLFTRMGLLRIQTATSSVLFSTIVFLFGGIIGRFHHLYFSGTPTGVLAYGATFSALEVVPSESNRPFCIETC; encoded by the coding sequence GTGGAAGGAAGCAGTTTTTACGGAATTCCGATCGCAAAATGGATTCCTTATTCCATCACGCGGACGTGGCACACGCAATTGGGCATCTTCTGGATTGCCACCGCTTGGCTCGCCACGGGTTTATTCATGGCCCCAGCGGTTTCCGGGTATGAACCTAAATTCCAACGATTTGGCGTCAATTTTCTGTTTGTCTGTTTGCTCATCATTGTGGTCGGCTCAATGGCCGGTCAATGGTTTGCCGTCATGCAGAGACTTGGTTTGAACACGAACTTTTGGTTCGGTCACCAAGGATATGAGTACACGGACCTCGGCCGGTTCTGGCAGCTCTTTCTGACAGTAGGACTTTTTCTCTGGTTATTCTTGATGGGACGGGCACTTTGGCCAGCGTTCCGTAAATCCGAAGAGAATCGGCATTTGCTCGCTTTGTTTTTACTCGCGTCCACAGCGATTCCGGTTTTCTATATACCCGCTTTGTTGTGGGGACAACATACCCATCTTGCCATTGCCGAGTATTGGCGCTGGTGGCTGGTCCATCTGTGGGTGGAAGGCTTCTTCGAAGTTTTTGCGACCGTGGTCATCGCGTTCCTGTTTACCCGTATGGGGCTGCTGAGAATTCAAACGGCGACCTCTTCCGTTCTTTTTTCGACGATCGTCTTCTTGTTTGGTGGGATTATCGGGAGGTTCCATCATTTGTACTTCAGCGGAACTCCGACCGGAGTCTTGGCGTATGGAGCAACCTTTAGCGCGCTTGAAGTGGTACCCTCCGAGTCCAACCGCCCATTCTGTATCGAAACCTGTTAA
- a CDS encoding hemerythrin domain-containing protein — MEQPLARLKWYPPSPTAHSVSKPVNGLEKNGEPRKSVENSSNVKAAVSPQLWSFVEEHAELLEVLDRAAGGYQAEPYDLADKMIHEELNKHFRYEEEILFPLLGKYIGTNAGPIAVMLSEHKIIRDNHETFRKRLQDLKKHKCSESDVVQAFKPLESVLRAHIMKEDNVLFPMASSVMSEEDQNEVACRVNEEKQK, encoded by the coding sequence ATGGAGCAACCTTTAGCGCGCTTGAAGTGGTACCCTCCGAGTCCAACCGCCCATTCTGTATCGAAACCTGTTAACGGATTGGAGAAAAACGGAGAACCAAGAAAAAGTGTCGAGAACAGTTCGAACGTGAAAGCGGCTGTCTCCCCGCAATTATGGTCGTTTGTCGAGGAACATGCGGAACTGCTGGAAGTGTTAGACCGGGCGGCAGGCGGTTATCAGGCTGAACCCTACGACTTAGCAGACAAAATGATTCATGAAGAACTGAACAAACATTTTCGTTACGAAGAGGAAATCTTATTTCCGCTTCTGGGGAAATATATCGGGACAAATGCAGGCCCGATCGCGGTCATGCTTTCCGAACACAAGATCATTCGGGATAACCACGAGACCTTTCGGAAGCGTCTTCAAGATTTGAAAAAACATAAGTGCAGTGAGTCAGATGTCGTACAGGCGTTCAAGCCATTGGAAAGTGTATTACGGGCACATATCATGAAAGAAGACAATGTATTATTCCCGATGGCGAGCAGTGTGATGTCGGAAGAGGATCAAAATGAGGTCGCTTGCAGAGTGAATGAGGA